A window of the Thermodesulforhabdus norvegica genome harbors these coding sequences:
- a CDS encoding energy-coupling factor ABC transporter ATP-binding protein, with protein MIEIRNLTFTYPDGTVAFESVDLSIPPGSIFLVCGPNGSGKSSLLKAMAGLLKPQQGEITVTGCPDEGKKGKLKSPTFGLVFQNPEHQILGETVKEDVSLGLKYMGLPEQEIEKRVFEALEFCNLLHLAEKPCHLLSGGEKKRLSIASVLAMKPRVFLLDEPFANLDYPSTRSVLDCLIRLNREGHTLVVATHDLDVVAPYATALAILNNGRVACVSHRPEELFPGLEKYGVRPPCYALYGLRPAARIMS; from the coding sequence ATGATAGAGATAAGAAATCTTACGTTCACATACCCAGACGGCACCGTAGCCTTTGAAAGTGTGGATCTTTCAATTCCTCCAGGATCTATCTTTCTAGTATGCGGACCCAACGGTAGTGGTAAGTCATCACTCCTGAAAGCAATGGCGGGGCTACTGAAGCCCCAACAGGGTGAAATCACGGTCACCGGTTGCCCGGATGAAGGCAAAAAGGGCAAATTGAAATCGCCGACATTCGGCCTGGTCTTTCAGAATCCAGAGCACCAGATCCTCGGCGAAACCGTTAAAGAAGACGTTTCACTGGGGTTGAAGTATATGGGATTACCGGAGCAAGAAATTGAAAAACGGGTCTTCGAGGCCCTGGAGTTCTGCAATCTCCTGCATCTCGCCGAAAAACCCTGCCACCTTCTTTCCGGCGGTGAGAAAAAAAGGCTCTCAATTGCTTCGGTACTTGCAATGAAACCACGGGTCTTTCTGCTTGACGAACCTTTTGCGAACCTCGACTATCCTTCAACCAGATCGGTTCTCGACTGCCTTATAAGGCTTAATCGAGAAGGACATACCCTGGTGGTAGCAACCCACGACCTCGATGTGGTTGCTCCTTATGCAACGGCCCTGGCTATTCTCAACAACGGACGAGTTGCCTGTGTATCCCACAGGCCGGAAGAACTCTTCCCGGGACTTGAAAAATACGGAGTACGCCCGCCATGCTATGCTTTATACGGCCTTCGGCCAGCGGCGCGGATCATGAGCTAA
- a CDS encoding radical SAM protein: protein MLWKLKQTQLEWLKHERGTVKKDWGGKITVALAFPNRYHLGMSNLGYQTVYGLFNVPDDVVCERVFFPEPEDEKILENDQGPLISLESQKPVRDFDFLIFSVPFENDYTNVLKILKWAKIPLRSKERTAEHPLVAMGGVTAFLNPQVLAPFMDFVFVGEAEVFQKTFLDYCRSQPRGKNRREWLLELARSVKGIYVPQFYREEYNSDGTLRTVEPEFKDLPERIPVQKALSDSFTIARSVITTPKTEFSDVTLVEIGRGCGRGCRFCAAGYIYRPPRFHPGDSVVSSVLGRSSRCGLISAAVGDHPDIDLICSALAGENIQVSFSSLRADGLRESIVKALQTGDHHSAAIAPEAGSEKLRRSVNKKINEETIINAVESFVRAQMRSIKLYFMIGLPTETREDVEDIVRLVKKIRHEMMKTARGKGNAGNLVVNVNCFVPKPFTPFQWASFERVEELKERIKILRKGLGKVPNVRFHSDMPKWAYVQALLARGDSRVGDIVAAAVESGWQRAMKQSQWNPDFWVYRERGEREFFPWEIIDHGIRKEFLRSEYERALQGIESPGCNERPSCKICGVCNRYRQGGQ, encoded by the coding sequence ATGCTCTGGAAATTAAAACAAACCCAGCTTGAATGGCTTAAGCACGAACGAGGTACCGTCAAAAAAGACTGGGGAGGCAAGATAACCGTAGCTCTGGCCTTTCCCAACCGATATCATCTCGGCATGTCTAACCTGGGTTATCAGACCGTCTACGGCCTGTTTAATGTCCCGGACGATGTTGTCTGTGAAAGAGTCTTTTTTCCGGAACCCGAGGACGAAAAAATTCTGGAAAATGATCAAGGACCTCTTATCTCACTGGAATCTCAAAAACCCGTAAGAGACTTTGATTTTCTTATATTTTCCGTCCCTTTCGAAAACGATTACACAAACGTTTTGAAAATACTCAAGTGGGCCAAAATTCCTTTAAGATCGAAAGAGCGGACTGCCGAACACCCACTGGTTGCAATGGGAGGGGTGACGGCTTTTCTCAATCCCCAGGTCCTGGCCCCCTTCATGGATTTCGTATTCGTTGGAGAAGCAGAAGTATTCCAGAAAACATTCCTGGATTACTGCAGGTCTCAGCCCAGAGGCAAAAACCGCAGAGAATGGCTTCTTGAGCTTGCCCGTTCCGTAAAAGGAATTTATGTCCCTCAATTTTACCGTGAGGAGTACAACTCAGACGGCACATTGCGAACCGTTGAACCGGAATTTAAGGACCTCCCGGAGCGAATTCCCGTTCAAAAGGCCTTATCGGATTCCTTTACCATTGCCCGGTCCGTCATAACAACTCCCAAAACGGAATTCAGCGATGTTACCCTGGTTGAAATAGGCAGGGGATGCGGCAGAGGATGCAGATTTTGTGCTGCCGGTTACATCTACCGTCCCCCGAGGTTTCATCCGGGAGACTCAGTCGTCTCTTCTGTCCTGGGCAGAAGTTCCAGATGTGGCCTTATCAGTGCCGCAGTGGGAGATCATCCCGATATAGACCTTATATGCTCTGCACTTGCAGGGGAAAACATTCAGGTCTCCTTTTCGTCCCTGCGGGCAGACGGCCTCAGAGAATCGATCGTAAAAGCCCTTCAAACAGGCGATCATCACTCGGCCGCCATTGCTCCGGAGGCAGGGTCGGAAAAACTCAGGCGCTCTGTAAACAAGAAAATCAATGAAGAAACGATAATAAACGCCGTAGAAAGCTTCGTAAGGGCTCAGATGCGAAGCATCAAACTCTATTTTATGATAGGTCTCCCGACGGAAACACGTGAAGATGTGGAAGACATCGTAAGACTGGTAAAAAAAATCCGCCATGAGATGATGAAAACGGCCAGAGGAAAAGGAAACGCAGGAAATCTCGTGGTAAACGTTAACTGCTTCGTTCCCAAGCCATTTACCCCCTTTCAATGGGCATCTTTCGAACGGGTCGAAGAGCTGAAAGAAAGGATCAAGATACTCCGCAAAGGACTTGGAAAAGTCCCTAACGTCAGGTTTCACTCCGATATGCCCAAATGGGCCTACGTACAGGCTTTACTGGCCAGAGGAGACAGTCGAGTGGGAGATATCGTTGCAGCCGCGGTCGAATCAGGCTGGCAGCGTGCCATGAAGCAAAGCCAGTGGAATCCCGACTTCTGGGTTTACAGAGAACGGGGGGAAAGAGAATTTTTCCCCTGGGAAATTATAGATCATGGGATTCGCAAAGAATTTCTTCGCTCGGAGTACGAGCGGGCACTTCAGGGGATAGAGTCGCCGGGGTGTAATGAAAGGCCGTCATGCAAAATCTGTGGAGTCTGCAACAGGTATCGACAGGGCGGACAATAA
- a CDS encoding energy-coupling factor transporter transmembrane component T family protein, giving the protein MLCFIRPSASGADHELIFHYIPSEGWLYRWDARCKWLSFMTMSTLVLKTGPPGLAVFTLTALTVFATHKPILRHFRMPATWWYLLLLILLMNALKLPPDRSIFSTEGIISGCVVCWKIMTLISFAVILTATTSPSETVQAINSFFRFLPLHWNHRLTTMITLTLRFVPYLMGEYRKIELAARARTGSSGPGIIIRHVMPAFVRRSLTIAEDIATALQARGYREDLPVKANPLKKQDIFALIAIMVFAILTFAIDWALGAKLS; this is encoded by the coding sequence ATGCTATGCTTTATACGGCCTTCGGCCAGCGGCGCGGATCATGAGCTAATTTTCCACTATATCCCTTCGGAAGGATGGCTTTACCGATGGGATGCACGATGCAAATGGCTATCCTTTATGACGATGAGCACACTGGTTTTAAAAACCGGCCCTCCGGGGCTGGCCGTCTTTACTCTGACGGCCCTCACGGTATTTGCGACACACAAACCCATTCTGCGCCATTTCCGAATGCCGGCAACCTGGTGGTACCTGCTCCTCCTGATTCTCCTGATGAACGCATTGAAACTACCTCCTGACAGATCAATCTTCAGCACCGAAGGGATTATCAGTGGATGTGTGGTATGCTGGAAGATAATGACACTCATATCTTTTGCGGTAATCCTCACGGCCACTACCTCTCCATCAGAAACGGTTCAGGCTATCAATTCCTTTTTCCGGTTTCTACCTCTGCACTGGAACCACAGGCTTACTACTATGATCACTTTAACCCTGCGTTTCGTACCCTACCTTATGGGTGAATACCGCAAAATTGAACTGGCCGCCCGAGCCCGCACGGGGTCGTCCGGCCCGGGCATTATAATACGCCATGTTATGCCCGCTTTCGTAAGGCGAAGCCTTACAATAGCAGAAGACATAGCCACGGCCCTGCAGGCCAGAGGCTACCGGGAGGATCTCCCTGTAAAGGCCAATCCTTTGAAGAAGCAGGACATTTTTGCATTGATTGCCATTATGGTATTTGCAATACTTACCTTTGCAATCGATTGGGCTTTAGGGGCTAAATTATCGTAA
- a CDS encoding sulfide-dependent adenosine diphosphate thiazole synthase — translation MAELNEIIITRAIIDRYHAKITGNLDVDVAIVGAGPSGLVAGYHLAQKGYRVTIFERKLSVGGGIWGGGMLFNEIVVQDEARRILEEFGVRVNRYEENYYTADAIETVSLLAARAIQKGVTILNGITVEDVVMRPNRVIGLVILWSAVEIAGLHVDPLAIRAKYIVDATGHDTEVVKVVHKKVPGRLMTPTGNIEGEKSMWSEEAEKLTLENTREVFPGLFVAGMAANATFGGPRMGPIFGGMLLSGEKVAHLIDERLKQGS, via the coding sequence ATGGCAGAGCTAAACGAAATTATCATTACCAGAGCTATTATCGATCGTTATCATGCTAAGATCACTGGCAATCTCGATGTTGATGTGGCGATTGTAGGCGCAGGGCCTTCGGGGCTTGTTGCCGGCTACCATCTGGCTCAAAAGGGTTACAGGGTAACCATTTTCGAAAGGAAGCTCAGCGTTGGAGGCGGAATCTGGGGTGGAGGCATGCTTTTCAATGAGATAGTGGTTCAGGATGAAGCGAGGAGGATACTCGAAGAGTTCGGCGTGAGGGTGAACCGTTATGAAGAGAACTACTACACGGCCGATGCCATTGAAACCGTCAGCCTTCTTGCCGCAAGAGCCATCCAGAAAGGCGTAACGATCCTTAACGGCATCACCGTAGAAGACGTCGTTATGCGCCCCAACAGGGTTATCGGTCTTGTCATACTGTGGTCCGCCGTGGAAATTGCGGGATTGCATGTGGATCCCCTCGCAATAAGAGCAAAATACATTGTGGACGCCACGGGGCACGATACCGAAGTGGTTAAAGTGGTTCACAAGAAGGTTCCGGGAAGATTAATGACACCAACGGGTAATATCGAAGGCGAAAAGTCAATGTGGTCCGAGGAGGCCGAAAAACTAACACTGGAAAATACCCGAGAAGTTTTTCCCGGTCTGTTCGTTGCCGGAATGGCAGCAAACGCTACTTTTGGCGGTCCGAGAATGGGTCCCATCTTCGGAGGTATGCTTCTTTCCGGCGAAAAAGTAGCCCATCTGATCGACGAGCGCCTCAAGCAGGGAAGCTGA
- a CDS encoding DnaJ domain-containing protein: protein MRFAAEDYYEILGVPPNATKEEIKRAYRKLALEYHPDRNPGNPEAEERFKKISEAYAVLIDPTKRAEYDRMREFSGKGRDYERYGRRFYYSQEDLFQTLFRNPETLDLFREIQRELSRMGIRFDEQFFNRIFFGGRTVLFGGFIFGPMHIQYGHRERKSESFQKINLDDYIPKQSKPSILEKGLRLVGSLGKKIGGFILEKSGVLPPARTAPPEEPESDVFMDINLPRDVAEKGGNITVKLPHLDSLKTVEVKIPAGVREGVKIRLKGMGHVSSNDGKRGDLYLRVKLT from the coding sequence ATGAGGTTTGCAGCAGAAGATTACTACGAAATCCTCGGCGTACCCCCAAACGCAACGAAGGAAGAAATAAAAAGAGCCTACAGGAAACTGGCTTTAGAATACCATCCCGACAGGAATCCCGGTAACCCGGAGGCAGAAGAACGATTCAAAAAAATCAGCGAAGCCTATGCCGTACTGATAGATCCGACCAAAAGAGCCGAATATGACAGGATGCGAGAGTTTTCCGGGAAGGGGCGGGACTACGAAAGATACGGCAGAAGGTTCTACTATTCTCAGGAAGATCTCTTTCAGACTCTTTTCCGTAATCCCGAAACCCTGGATCTTTTCCGGGAAATTCAGAGAGAACTTTCCAGAATGGGAATACGTTTCGACGAACAATTTTTTAACCGCATCTTTTTCGGTGGAAGAACCGTCCTCTTCGGGGGCTTCATATTCGGCCCCATGCATATCCAATACGGCCACAGGGAACGGAAAAGTGAAAGTTTCCAAAAGATTAACCTGGACGACTACATACCGAAACAAAGTAAACCGTCAATCTTGGAAAAGGGCCTTCGGCTTGTAGGATCTCTCGGAAAGAAGATCGGAGGTTTTATTCTCGAAAAAAGCGGGGTTCTTCCGCCGGCCCGTACTGCGCCACCAGAAGAACCCGAATCCGACGTATTTATGGACATAAACCTTCCCCGGGACGTAGCCGAAAAAGGCGGAAATATAACCGTGAAATTACCTCACCTTGATTCTTTAAAAACCGTAGAGGTTAAAATACCTGCCGGAGTAAGAGAGGGTGTAAAAATCCGACTTAAGGGCATGGGCCACGTAAGCTCTAACGACGGCAAGCGAGGCGATCTGTACCTCAGGGTAAAGCTCACCTGA
- a CDS encoding biotin transporter BioY, with the protein MRQMVYSALFASMMCIGAYIYIPIGPVPIILNNFFVLLSGLVLGPLWGALSVILYLVIGAMGFPVFAGGKSGLAHLVGPTGGYLFGFVASAWIAGLISHSQAFGNQRWRNVLAVLAGGLIVYIPGLLWLHVVTGMSWAKTLAVGCFPFLPGDALKAAGAAIVASRLNKVILPAGTHTT; encoded by the coding sequence ATGCGTCAGATGGTTTATTCTGCCCTGTTCGCTTCTATGATGTGCATCGGAGCTTATATTTACATTCCCATTGGGCCCGTCCCCATAATTTTGAACAACTTCTTCGTGCTTCTCTCAGGCCTGGTTTTAGGACCCCTCTGGGGCGCTCTGAGCGTAATACTTTATCTCGTTATAGGAGCAATGGGGTTTCCGGTTTTTGCCGGAGGGAAAAGCGGTCTTGCCCATCTCGTGGGGCCGACAGGAGGATACCTGTTCGGCTTTGTGGCTTCGGCATGGATTGCCGGCCTTATTTCCCATTCGCAAGCCTTTGGCAATCAAAGATGGCGTAACGTTCTGGCCGTGCTGGCAGGAGGGCTTATAGTTTACATTCCCGGGCTCCTGTGGCTACACGTGGTTACCGGGATGAGCTGGGCTAAAACCTTGGCCGTGGGCTGCTTTCCTTTCCTGCCCGGAGACGCCCTCAAGGCCGCCGGAGCAGCTATAGTGGCATCCAGATTAAATAAAGTGATCCTACCTGCCGGGACTCATACCACATGA